A DNA window from Aminipila luticellarii contains the following coding sequences:
- the hpf gene encoding ribosome hibernation-promoting factor, HPF/YfiA family, translated as MKIEITSKNLSSSDYLRDTIEKKLQKLSKYFSNDIVANVMVSAEKDKQKIEATINAGGTIFRAENTADVAYDAIDGVVDKLSSQMSRFKTKLQKRNKDNKGLRFAEIPDYTNEPEEMTVVKRKKMEIIPMNIEEAILQMELIGHSFFVFMNMDTESVNVVYKRKNGDYGLIETVY; from the coding sequence ATGAAGATTGAAATTACGAGTAAGAACCTGAGTTCAAGTGACTATCTAAGGGACACCATTGAAAAGAAGCTGCAAAAATTGAGCAAATATTTTTCAAATGATATTGTGGCTAATGTAATGGTTTCAGCTGAAAAGGATAAGCAGAAAATAGAAGCGACTATAAATGCAGGGGGAACTATTTTCAGAGCAGAAAATACTGCGGATGTTGCTTATGATGCAATCGACGGAGTTGTTGATAAACTGTCGTCACAGATGTCTCGATTTAAAACAAAGCTGCAAAAGAGGAACAAAGACAACAAGGGTCTTAGATTTGCGGAGATTCCGGATTACACCAATGAGCCGGAAGAGATGACCGTTGTAAAAAGGAAAAAGATGGAAATTATTCCGATGAATATCGAAGAAGCCATTCTACAGATGGAACTGATCGGACATTCCTTCTTTGTATTTATGAATATGGATACGGAGTCTGTCAATGTGGTCTATAAAAGAAAGAATGGGGACTATGGCCTGATAGAAACCGTATATTAA
- the cdaA gene encoding diadenylate cyclase CdaA, whose translation MQSYISNIVSGISITDAIDVCIVAFIIYKVLGFIRESRAEQLVKGLLVLVFATLISEQFHLYTLNWILKGTMTLGVLALVIVFQPELRRGLEYVGRSKLVKAPFGQFDKEKAKNITAQFIRAVDDFSANKVGALIILERETSLTDIAETGTILNAEISTELLGNIFYEGAPLHDGAVIVRGDKIYAAGCVLPLTQNKNLSKELGTRHRAGIGITENSDAITLIVSEETGIISIAVDGKLSRFLDIKTVEKTLLNLFLNATGDEKNVAVKSLAAIFNMLGRKNDAAK comes from the coding sequence ATGCAGAGTTATATTAGCAATATTGTTTCCGGTATCAGCATTACGGATGCGATCGATGTTTGTATCGTGGCATTTATAATATATAAGGTACTGGGATTTATCAGAGAATCAAGAGCAGAGCAGTTGGTTAAGGGTCTGCTTGTTTTAGTGTTCGCAACATTAATTTCCGAACAATTTCATCTGTACACGTTAAACTGGATTTTAAAAGGGACGATGACCTTGGGCGTTTTGGCTTTAGTTATCGTATTTCAGCCGGAACTCAGAAGAGGGTTGGAATATGTGGGAAGGAGCAAGCTGGTAAAAGCACCCTTCGGTCAGTTCGATAAAGAAAAAGCCAAGAATATTACGGCTCAGTTCATAAGGGCGGTAGATGATTTTTCGGCTAATAAGGTAGGCGCTCTCATCATATTGGAAAGAGAGACCTCTTTAACGGATATCGCTGAAACGGGTACGATTCTAAATGCAGAAATTTCAACAGAACTGCTGGGAAACATCTTTTATGAAGGTGCACCCCTTCACGACGGTGCAGTCATCGTTCGGGGCGACAAGATTTATGCGGCCGGATGTGTGCTGCCCTTGACGCAGAATAAAAATTTGTCGAAGGAACTTGGAACGAGGCATAGAGCGGGGATTGGCATTACAGAGAATTCAGATGCCATTACTCTTATTGTTTCGGAGGAAACGGGGATTATATCCATCGCTGTGGACGGGAAGCTATCCAGATTTCTGGATATTAAGACAGTTGAAAAAACACTGCTCAACCTGTTCTTAAATGCGACGGGGGATGAGAAAAATGTAGCGGTAAAGAGTTTGGCTGCAATTTTCAATATGTTGGGGAGAAAAAATGATGCTGCAAAATAA
- a CDS encoding CdaR family protein, translating to MMLQNKKFTIFLSILLAIFLWVYVVAVENPPTKVKVPNVPIKLVNVDSLNQRGLAISSEEDYFMDVIVEGARSDVLKISADDIEAKADVFGYGVGQNDIPVTITVPDSVSVANQKNNRLTVTIEEMVSVYKPVNVVFNGAADSKQEATVSSITPKEVEVKGAKSKVASIKSVNAYLDISELTTTPKSFTTELTAVDFRGQSVKNIKLSSDTADIEAEIYQTKEVPLEVDVTGEVNKAYQVTSMDVPQKVKIKGLKEDLQDISKVTAEPVDISKVTATTDIPLTIKLPRGVMLAQESKKTAVSIAIKGISVKEFEIPSSSITANGLGDKLSLVINTQTVNVKVSGKEADVAKLTEADVNLSIDLTGLEAGIYTVPLKVEKENGISDISVTPEEIHITINEAV from the coding sequence ATGATGCTGCAAAATAAGAAATTTACAATCTTTCTATCCATCCTTTTGGCGATTTTCTTGTGGGTATATGTGGTAGCTGTTGAAAATCCGCCGACAAAAGTTAAGGTGCCGAATGTGCCGATTAAGCTGGTCAATGTGGACAGTTTAAACCAAAGGGGGTTGGCCATCAGTTCAGAAGAGGACTACTTCATGGATGTAATCGTGGAAGGAGCCCGTTCCGATGTGCTGAAGATTTCAGCTGATGATATTGAGGCGAAAGCAGATGTTTTCGGATATGGAGTGGGGCAGAATGATATTCCGGTCACCATTACCGTACCGGATTCTGTAAGCGTAGCCAATCAAAAAAATAACAGATTGACGGTGACTATCGAAGAAATGGTATCGGTATACAAGCCGGTGAATGTTGTTTTCAACGGAGCGGCCGACTCAAAACAGGAAGCGACGGTTTCCAGCATTACACCGAAGGAAGTAGAAGTAAAAGGTGCCAAGTCCAAAGTGGCATCTATCAAATCAGTCAATGCATATCTTGATATTTCAGAGCTTACCACTACTCCGAAGTCTTTTACAACAGAGCTGACTGCGGTGGATTTTAGAGGGCAGAGTGTCAAAAATATTAAATTGTCCTCAGATACTGCCGACATTGAGGCGGAAATCTATCAAACCAAAGAAGTGCCGCTGGAAGTAGATGTAACCGGAGAAGTGAACAAGGCCTATCAGGTCACCAGTATGGATGTACCGCAAAAGGTCAAGATTAAAGGCTTAAAAGAGGATTTGCAGGATATCAGCAAAGTAACGGCAGAACCGGTGGACATAAGCAAGGTCACGGCTACGACGGATATCCCGCTTACGATAAAATTGCCTCGCGGGGTCATGCTGGCACAGGAGTCTAAAAAGACAGCGGTCAGCATAGCGATAAAGGGCATCAGTGTAAAGGAATTTGAGATACCGAGCAGCAGTATTACTGCAAACGGACTGGGTGACAAGCTTTCACTGGTGATCAATACACAGACTGTCAATGTCAAGGTTTCGGGAAAGGAAGCAGACGTTGCAAAGCTGACGGAGGCTGATGTGAATCTTTCCATTGATTTGACAGGCCTAGAGGCGGGAATCTATACGGTTCCTTTAAAAGTTGAGAAGGAGAATGGAATTTCAGATATCTCGGTAACCCCTGAGGAAATTCATATAACGATTAACGAGGCTGTATAA
- the glmM gene encoding phosphoglucosamine mutase, translated as MGRLFGTDGVRGVANSELTPELAFNLGKAGAYVLSKEEQRPVVLIGKDTRISGDLLEDALSAGILAMGGNVIKVGVLPTPAVAYLVKYYKATAGVVISASHNTFEYNGIKFFNGEGFKLDDELEEQIEDIILRGTDINSHITGDRLGRCLEAEEDALDLYVQFLKSTIDIRLEGMKLVLDCANGASYKAAERVFRDLGAEVTVIANNPSGTNINENCGSTHPEGLQKCVLESKADLGLAFDGDADRLIAVDERGRIIDGDKTIVMCAKMLKDKGLLVKDKVTATVMSNLGFHKAVEEMGCNVEVTQVGDRYVLESMLKTGGIIGGEQSGHIIFLNYTTTGDGILSALQLVKAVRASGKKPSELSDQIIIYPQVLKNASIKNENKKTYMEDPEVRDEIARVEKLMDGEGRVLIRPSGTEPLVRVMIEGRDIEVITELAQELALLITKRLG; from the coding sequence ATGGGTAGATTGTTTGGAACGGATGGAGTGAGAGGCGTAGCAAATTCGGAACTTACTCCGGAGCTGGCATTTAATCTTGGTAAAGCGGGTGCTTATGTGCTCAGCAAGGAAGAGCAGAGGCCGGTTGTTCTGATTGGCAAAGATACAAGAATATCGGGGGATCTTTTGGAAGATGCTCTGAGTGCAGGAATTCTGGCTATGGGAGGAAATGTCATAAAGGTAGGAGTATTACCGACTCCCGCAGTGGCATATCTTGTAAAGTATTACAAAGCAACAGCAGGTGTGGTCATATCTGCATCACATAACACGTTTGAGTATAATGGAATCAAGTTTTTTAACGGAGAAGGGTTTAAGCTGGATGATGAACTGGAGGAACAGATTGAGGACATCATTCTCAGAGGCACGGATATAAACAGTCACATTACAGGGGATAGATTAGGCAGATGTCTGGAAGCAGAAGAGGATGCACTGGATCTATATGTTCAGTTTCTTAAAAGTACCATAGATATTCGATTGGAAGGCATGAAGCTTGTTTTAGACTGCGCCAACGGCGCATCCTACAAAGCCGCAGAAAGGGTATTCAGAGATTTGGGCGCAGAGGTCACTGTGATAGCAAACAATCCAAGCGGAACCAATATCAATGAGAATTGCGGCTCTACGCATCCGGAAGGATTACAGAAATGTGTACTGGAAAGCAAAGCTGATCTGGGGCTCGCGTTTGACGGCGATGCAGACCGGCTGATCGCTGTAGACGAGCGAGGCCGCATTATTGATGGGGATAAGACCATTGTTATGTGTGCAAAGATGCTGAAAGATAAAGGCCTGTTAGTAAAGGATAAGGTAACAGCCACGGTCATGAGCAATCTGGGCTTTCATAAGGCGGTGGAGGAAATGGGCTGTAATGTGGAAGTGACGCAGGTGGGAGACCGGTATGTACTGGAAAGCATGTTAAAAACAGGCGGCATCATAGGCGGCGAACAGTCCGGCCATATTATTTTCTTAAATTATACAACGACCGGAGACGGAATTCTATCCGCTCTGCAGTTGGTCAAGGCTGTTCGAGCCAGTGGGAAAAAGCCGTCTGAGCTGTCGGATCAGATTATCATCTATCCGCAGGTCCTAAAGAATGCAAGTATTAAAAATGAAAACAAAAAGACCTATATGGAAGACCCTGAGGTCCGTGATGAAATCGCGCGGGTAGAGAAGCTGATGGACGGAGAGGGAAGAGTCCTGATCAGGCCGTCCGGGACAGAGCCTCTGGTTCGGGTCATGATCGAGGGCCGGGATATAGAGGTCATTACAGAATTGGCTCAGGAGTTGGCACTTCTGATAACGAAAAGGTTGGGATAG
- the glmS gene encoding glutamine--fructose-6-phosphate transaminase (isomerizing) yields the protein MCGIVGYVGKHQVTDAKDIIIDGLKKLEYRGYDSAGIALNTGDRLEIRKHVGRIENLEKLIKGETLNSHIGIGHTRWATHGAPSDLNAHPHCNADGSIAVVHNGIIENYVEIKEWLTKEYGVQFKSETDTEVIAHLIGIYYDGDLEDAVFKAVTKMRGAYAIGVVAAAEPDKIVAVRKDAPLIAGLGEGCNFIASDIPALLKHVREIYLIENNETVVVTADDVKIYNEARKQVKREVFHVTWDAEAAEKEGYDHFMLKEIHEQPKGLYETLNRRIEKDGSIKLDGIHLTKEDIENFNKVFIVACGTAYHAGLVGKFILENLAKIPVEIDVASEFRYRDPFVDDKTLFIAISQSGETLDTLAALREAKRKGARILSVVNVVGSSVARESDDVFYTWAGPEIAVASTKAYTTQLMCMYLIGLYMGRKKGVVSDEKYAQYMSELKQIPDKLANLLEGESAIHDLAKELYKREQVFFIGRGADVGVSYEGSLKLKEISYINSFAIAAGELKHGTIALIEKDTLVIALATQDKLYEKMLSNIQEVKARGAYVIGVAKEGNKEIEKQADRVIYIPDCMDEVSPFLSVVPLQILAYYIAKERGCDIDKPKNLAKSVTVE from the coding sequence ATGTGTGGAATCGTAGGATATGTGGGTAAGCATCAGGTAACGGATGCAAAGGACATTATCATTGACGGATTAAAAAAATTGGAATACAGAGGATATGACTCAGCTGGAATCGCACTGAATACAGGAGATAGGCTGGAGATCAGGAAACATGTGGGAAGAATCGAAAATCTTGAAAAGCTCATAAAGGGGGAAACCTTAAACAGCCATATTGGTATCGGACATACAAGGTGGGCCACTCACGGGGCGCCCTCTGATTTAAATGCACATCCCCATTGTAATGCGGACGGCTCCATTGCGGTCGTACATAATGGAATCATTGAGAATTATGTGGAAATCAAGGAGTGGCTGACCAAGGAATACGGCGTTCAATTTAAATCCGAGACCGATACGGAAGTCATCGCTCATCTGATTGGAATTTATTACGACGGAGATCTGGAGGACGCCGTTTTTAAAGCGGTAACCAAGATGAGGGGTGCCTATGCTATCGGCGTGGTGGCGGCGGCAGAACCGGATAAGATCGTTGCCGTGCGAAAGGACGCCCCGCTTATTGCCGGACTTGGGGAAGGCTGCAATTTTATTGCGTCGGATATTCCGGCACTCTTAAAGCATGTAAGAGAGATCTACCTGATTGAAAATAATGAGACCGTGGTGGTGACTGCCGATGACGTAAAGATTTACAATGAAGCCCGCAAACAGGTGAAGCGGGAAGTATTCCATGTGACTTGGGATGCAGAAGCTGCCGAAAAGGAAGGCTACGATCACTTTATGCTGAAAGAGATCCACGAGCAGCCGAAGGGTCTTTATGAAACGCTGAACAGGCGTATTGAAAAGGACGGAAGCATCAAGCTGGATGGAATCCATTTGACCAAAGAAGACATTGAAAATTTCAATAAGGTATTTATCGTCGCCTGCGGTACGGCGTACCACGCAGGGCTGGTAGGAAAATTTATCCTGGAAAATCTGGCTAAGATTCCGGTTGAAATTGACGTGGCATCTGAATTCAGATACCGGGATCCGTTTGTGGATGACAAGACCTTGTTCATTGCCATCAGCCAATCAGGAGAAACGCTGGATACGCTGGCCGCGCTTAGAGAAGCAAAGCGAAAGGGAGCTAGAATTCTCTCTGTTGTAAACGTAGTAGGAAGCTCCGTGGCTCGTGAATCGGATGATGTGTTCTACACCTGGGCAGGGCCTGAAATCGCAGTGGCTTCCACGAAGGCCTATACGACTCAGCTGATGTGCATGTATTTGATCGGATTGTATATGGGGCGTAAAAAAGGAGTGGTTTCCGATGAGAAGTATGCACAGTATATGTCTGAACTGAAACAAATCCCGGATAAGCTGGCAAACCTATTAGAAGGTGAATCGGCAATACACGATTTGGCTAAAGAACTGTACAAAAGAGAGCAGGTCTTCTTTATCGGAAGAGGGGCAGATGTAGGGGTTTCTTATGAGGGCTCTTTGAAGCTGAAAGAAATTTCTTATATTAATTCCTTTGCTATCGCAGCAGGCGAGCTAAAGCATGGTACGATTGCTTTGATTGAGAAGGATACGCTGGTCATAGCCCTTGCTACTCAGGATAAGCTTTATGAAAAAATGCTGTCCAATATACAGGAGGTAAAAGCAAGAGGGGCTTATGTAATCGGCGTTGCCAAGGAGGGCAACAAGGAGATTGAGAAACAGGCAGACCGGGTGATTTATATCCCGGATTGCATGGATGAGGTCTCCCCATTCCTTTCCGTAGTGCCCCTTCAGATATTGGCTTACTATATCGCCAAGGAAAGAGGCTGTGACATCGACAAGCCGAAAAACCTAGCGAAAAGTGTAACGGTTGAATAA
- a CDS encoding M20 metallopeptidase family protein: MENTILKRAYELADWIIDRRRDFHLHPELSYHEVRTTGIIKEELQKMGMETAAVGETGIMGILHGKNGGKTVALRGDIDALPIEEKSGVEFASANTGVMHACGHDTHTSMLLGAAKILSERKDTFDGTIKLIFQPAEEMGSGARELTELGVLRDPAVEAIVGMHIMADYPSGTVVAQEGPLMASGDQFDLEILGNSCHGSAPWQGKDANMCATAVIQAFQTIVSRKNDVRVPLVLNVGTIQAGERFNVTSGKAVLTGTVRTFDEKIRRQVPVWMEQVLKGICDAYGCTGELHYQYVCASVHNDIPIIRCLQPALGEIVGTENVLKKIPLAMGSEDFSAYQTEAPGAMLFLGTRNEEKGCVYPIHSNHFKVDENVLPIGAAIYAQSALALLK, from the coding sequence ATGGAAAATACAATTTTAAAGCGGGCATATGAGCTAGCAGATTGGATTATCGACCGCAGAAGAGACTTCCACTTGCATCCGGAGCTGTCTTATCACGAGGTTCGCACGACGGGCATCATTAAGGAAGAGCTTCAAAAGATGGGAATGGAAACAGCAGCTGTGGGCGAGACCGGCATCATGGGAATCCTGCATGGAAAGAATGGCGGCAAGACCGTAGCTTTGAGAGGCGATATTGATGCATTGCCAATCGAAGAGAAATCCGGTGTGGAATTTGCTTCTGCTAATACAGGTGTTATGCATGCCTGCGGCCATGATACGCATACGTCCATGCTGCTGGGAGCCGCTAAGATTCTGTCAGAAAGGAAAGATACGTTTGACGGTACGATCAAGCTGATTTTTCAGCCTGCGGAGGAAATGGGCAGCGGAGCGCGGGAGCTGACTGAGCTGGGCGTCCTGAGAGATCCTGCCGTAGAGGCTATCGTGGGAATGCACATTATGGCGGATTATCCGTCAGGTACGGTGGTGGCGCAGGAAGGACCTTTGATGGCCAGCGGAGACCAGTTCGATTTGGAGATTCTCGGCAATTCCTGCCACGGCTCGGCTCCTTGGCAGGGAAAGGATGCCAATATGTGTGCAACGGCTGTGATTCAGGCATTTCAGACTATTGTCAGCAGAAAGAACGATGTGCGTGTACCGCTGGTATTGAACGTAGGAACGATTCAAGCAGGCGAGCGGTTCAACGTGACTTCGGGGAAGGCGGTTCTCACCGGAACGGTACGGACCTTTGATGAGAAGATCAGACGTCAGGTGCCGGTTTGGATGGAGCAGGTACTCAAGGGAATCTGTGATGCATACGGATGCACCGGCGAGCTTCATTATCAATACGTTTGTGCATCGGTGCACAACGATATTCCGATTATACGGTGTTTACAGCCTGCCCTTGGAGAGATTGTCGGCACGGAGAATGTGCTGAAAAAGATTCCGCTGGCCATGGGTTCAGAAGATTTTTCTGCCTACCAGACAGAAGCGCCGGGAGCTATGTTGTTTCTGGGAACAAGGAATGAAGAGAAGGGCTGCGTCTATCCGATTCATTCCAATCACTTCAAGGTGGATGAGAATGTGCTGCCGATCGGGGCGGCAATCTATGCACAGTCTGCGCTGGCGTTGCTGAAATAA
- a CDS encoding M20 metallopeptidase family protein, which produces MKDTAITKKVKDIEGWVIEHRRDFHLHPELSLQEFRTTGIIKEELKKMGIEAVDLGETGVMGIIRGKGEGKVVALRGDMDALPVTEDTGFSFTSSNPGVMHACGHDAHTSMMLGAARILSEMREEFNGTVKLIFQAAEEMAVGAKAAIESGVMDNPKVDAIVGMHIFSDYPVGTVVVQEGPFMASCDSFELEILGNSCHGSAPWQGNDANMCAVAVIQALQTIVSRKNDVRVPLVLNVGTIEAGERFNVTSGKAVMTGTTRTFSEEVRRKVPAWMENIINGICAAYECTGKLDYHFLCPAVDNDKSVAEKVKLAAAAVLGEENVIRTEMVMGSEDFSEYQQFAPGMMVLLGTGNKEKDCVYPIHSNHFKIDEDALSNGVAVYVQSALELLK; this is translated from the coding sequence ATGAAAGATACAGCAATTACAAAGAAAGTAAAAGATATAGAAGGATGGGTGATTGAACACAGGAGGGATTTTCATCTGCATCCGGAATTGTCCCTTCAAGAGTTCAGGACCACCGGAATCATCAAGGAAGAACTGAAAAAAATGGGCATTGAGGCCGTAGATCTTGGGGAGACCGGCGTGATGGGAATCATTCGCGGAAAAGGAGAAGGCAAGGTGGTGGCACTTCGAGGTGACATGGATGCATTGCCGGTAACGGAGGACACCGGATTTTCCTTTACTTCCTCCAATCCGGGTGTGATGCATGCCTGCGGACATGATGCACATACCTCTATGATGCTTGGAGCAGCACGAATCCTGTCTGAAATGAGAGAGGAGTTCAACGGAACTGTCAAGCTGATTTTTCAGGCGGCCGAAGAGATGGCCGTGGGTGCTAAGGCCGCTATTGAAAGCGGCGTAATGGATAATCCAAAGGTGGATGCCATCGTTGGCATGCATATTTTTTCGGATTATCCCGTTGGAACGGTTGTAGTGCAGGAAGGTCCGTTTATGGCCAGCTGTGACTCTTTTGAGCTTGAAATCCTGGGAAATTCCTGTCATGGCTCGGCTCCTTGGCAGGGCAATGATGCCAACATGTGCGCGGTAGCTGTGATACAAGCCTTGCAGACCATCGTCAGCAGAAAGAACGATGTGCGTGTGCCGTTGGTTTTAAATGTTGGTACGATCGAAGCTGGGGAACGCTTTAACGTTACCTCCGGCAAAGCGGTTATGACCGGCACCACGCGAACCTTCAGCGAAGAAGTCAGAAGGAAAGTCCCCGCTTGGATGGAAAATATTATAAATGGTATCTGTGCGGCCTATGAATGCACGGGAAAGCTGGATTATCATTTCCTTTGCCCTGCTGTAGACAACGATAAGTCTGTGGCGGAGAAGGTAAAACTGGCTGCCGCTGCTGTTCTCGGGGAAGAGAATGTGATCAGAACTGAGATGGTGATGGGGTCAGAAGATTTCTCCGAATACCAGCAGTTCGCTCCGGGTATGATGGTACTCCTTGGCACCGGTAACAAAGAAAAGGATTGCGTTTATCCGATCCATTCCAATCACTTTAAAATTGATGAGGATGCCCTGTCAAACGGCGTAGCAGTATATGTGCAGTCCGCCCTTGAATTATTAAAGTAG
- a CDS encoding APC family permease produces MINKFLDVLIGRPLANEKGSREKYNIPLGLAIMASDAISSVAYGAQEILFVLIVLGAYAYQWLTWTSFMIIGLLAILTISYIQIINAYPQGGGAYKVAKENLGAKAGLCASAGLIISYILTVAVSASAGADAILSAFENLQPYKVQIVVVLIVLLTILNLRGISQSSKIFALPTYIFIFSMLFMIVYGLFKYFVLGIHPEPMYAVPDRTVSGISLVLILKAFSSGCSALTGVEAVSNSVPNFREPSARNAKIVMVLLGLLIFCIFGGTSILAIFYTAVPITNGPTVISQIAFAVFHKGFMYYVIQFSTAVILLMACNTAFTGFPMLMYIVGKDGYAPKQFTIRGKRLGFSVGIIALSFIACILVIIFQADTHRIIPLYAIGVFISFTLGQFGMVTHWIKTKQKNWKTGIVINSIGSVVTLLTTLIILAEKFTEGAFVVIIIIPIFIIGQLKIKAHYDKIAAGLSVSNLKLNQVNFRIKYDHIIIVPIASLNKAAIGALQYAQSLGGKVIALNISTDKEAMEKLKHKWNELNLNTGMNLISRYSPYRAVVTPLLDYIYKIADESGEDEKITVIVPQFMTHEPWGGLLHNHTGLFIRESLLKKGSIIVATYPYNLDSGEYEE; encoded by the coding sequence ATGATAAATAAGTTTTTAGATGTTTTAATTGGAAGACCTCTGGCAAATGAAAAGGGAAGCAGAGAAAAATATAACATCCCACTTGGATTGGCTATTATGGCCAGTGATGCGATTTCCTCGGTAGCTTACGGCGCTCAGGAAATACTTTTTGTGCTGATTGTTCTCGGTGCATATGCGTATCAATGGCTGACATGGACTTCCTTCATGATCATAGGTCTGCTTGCCATATTGACCATTTCATATATACAGATCATTAATGCCTACCCGCAGGGAGGCGGTGCTTATAAAGTAGCCAAAGAAAATCTGGGGGCGAAGGCCGGATTGTGTGCCAGTGCCGGACTGATCATCAGCTACATTCTTACCGTGGCAGTTAGTGCCAGTGCCGGAGCGGACGCCATTTTATCGGCGTTTGAAAATTTACAGCCGTATAAAGTGCAGATCGTTGTAGTTTTGATTGTACTTTTAACCATACTGAACTTAAGGGGGATCAGCCAGTCTTCTAAAATTTTTGCACTGCCCACCTATATTTTTATTTTCAGTATGCTTTTTATGATTGTGTATGGTTTGTTTAAATATTTTGTACTGGGCATCCACCCGGAACCCATGTATGCTGTTCCGGACAGAACGGTTTCAGGAATCTCACTGGTTCTGATTTTAAAAGCTTTTTCCTCCGGATGTTCGGCCTTGACCGGGGTGGAAGCGGTGAGCAATTCAGTTCCTAATTTTAGAGAACCCAGCGCCAGGAATGCTAAAATCGTTATGGTCTTGTTAGGGCTTCTTATATTTTGCATATTTGGCGGCACGTCCATACTGGCGATATTTTATACAGCTGTACCGATTACCAATGGACCGACGGTAATATCTCAAATAGCATTTGCCGTGTTCCATAAAGGGTTTATGTACTACGTCATCCAGTTCAGCACGGCTGTCATTTTACTGATGGCATGCAATACAGCTTTTACAGGCTTTCCGATGCTGATGTACATCGTAGGCAAGGATGGTTATGCACCGAAACAATTCACGATTCGAGGGAAACGTCTTGGCTTTTCAGTGGGAATCATAGCATTATCTTTTATTGCGTGCATTCTGGTCATTATATTTCAGGCGGATACCCACCGGATCATCCCGCTGTATGCAATCGGAGTATTTATTTCCTTTACCCTTGGACAATTCGGCATGGTGACCCATTGGATCAAGACCAAACAGAAAAACTGGAAAACAGGTATTGTTATAAACAGCATCGGTTCTGTGGTCACCCTTCTGACCACTCTGATTATTTTAGCAGAAAAATTTACGGAGGGAGCCTTTGTTGTTATTATCATTATACCGATATTCATTATAGGACAGTTAAAGATCAAAGCACACTACGACAAGATCGCAGCTGGCTTGAGTGTCAGCAATCTCAAGCTGAATCAGGTCAATTTCAGAATAAAGTACGACCATATTATAATCGTGCCGATTGCTTCCTTGAACAAGGCGGCTATAGGTGCGCTGCAATATGCCCAAAGCCTGGGAGGGAAAGTGATTGCCCTGAATATTTCAACGGATAAGGAAGCTATGGAAAAGCTAAAGCATAAATGGAATGAATTAAATTTGAATACAGGTATGAATCTGATCTCCCGATATTCCCCCTATAGAGCCGTGGTAACTCCATTGCTGGACTATATTTATAAAATAGCAGATGAATCCGGCGAGGATGAGAAAATAACCGTCATTGTGCCTCAATTTATGACTCATGAGCCTTGGGGCGGATTGCTGCACAACCATACGGGTCTGTTTATCCGGGAGAGCCTCCTGAAAAAGGGCAGCATTATTGTGGCCACTTATCCGTACAATCTGGATAGCGGAGAGTATGAAGAGTAG
- a CDS encoding GerMN domain-containing protein has translation MGEKQKRNFDKFMRNMFCFTLGAVLIITSVIGLSGCGAAKDEKQLNKPLKLYYANSDFIETGDESKGALVEYDGISIYLPETTPKGMTDEEAASYAYTQAITHLWEVPENLKNADTLVTEKFGMHGITCKDGTAYVDLIGKDLEGGGGSLQESVFISQIAETLINSFDEIKQVQFLVDGKKAETLMGHCDTTEPIKGSLFQPELEEE, from the coding sequence ATGGGAGAAAAACAAAAGAGAAACTTTGATAAATTCATGCGGAATATGTTCTGCTTCACACTGGGAGCTGTTTTGATCATAACTTCCGTGATAGGGCTATCGGGATGTGGTGCTGCAAAAGATGAAAAACAGCTCAATAAACCGCTAAAGCTTTATTATGCCAACAGTGATTTTATTGAGACAGGTGACGAAAGTAAAGGGGCTTTAGTCGAATATGACGGCATTTCAATTTATCTGCCGGAAACGACGCCAAAGGGCATGACGGATGAGGAAGCGGCTTCTTATGCTTACACACAGGCCATCACCCACCTTTGGGAGGTACCGGAGAATTTGAAAAATGCCGATACGTTAGTCACCGAGAAATTTGGCATGCACGGCATCACCTGCAAGGACGGAACCGCTTATGTGGATTTGATCGGAAAGGATCTGGAAGGCGGGGGCGGCTCGCTGCAGGAATCTGTTTTTATAAGTCAGATTGCGGAAACTCTTATCAATAGCTTTGATGAAATAAAGCAGGTACAATTCCTGGTGGATGGTAAAAAAGCGGAGACGCTTATGGGCCATTGCGATACGACAGAGCCTATAAAGGGAAGCTTGTTTCAACCAGAACTTGAGGAAGAATAA